A genomic region of Leptotrichia hofstadii contains the following coding sequences:
- a CDS encoding S1C family serine protease, which produces MKKINFIKKGNKKFALFSMLFLILSCSNKTGNNVENKNNTADTEQQKTISQEDLQKYTKNAVQTQDAFVSVHNSVKDSIVNIRTKKTVIVNTYNPLEEMLFGRSGGQEKRESGSLGSGFVVSKDGYVVTNNHVIDGADEIYVKFSNGREYRTKLVGTSPEVDIAVLKIDSNETFKPLEFANSDQVQIGQWSIAFGNPLGLNDSMTVGIVSAAGRSSLGIEEIENFIQTDAAINQGNSGGPLIDITGKVIGVNAAIYSQSGGSMGIGFAIPANLAMTVKDSIIANGKFEKPYIGVSLANLDQDKVKALNLKSSNGVFIVDVVPNSPAAAAGIAKNDVITAVDGKEVNSAGAFVGEIAAKKVGQNIKLTVYRNGQPAEVAVTLVKTPSAIEQQRIIQQRQQQQLGR; this is translated from the coding sequence TGGAAATAACGTAGAAAATAAAAATAATACAGCGGATACTGAGCAGCAAAAGACAATTTCTCAGGAAGATTTGCAAAAGTACACTAAAAATGCCGTACAGACACAGGATGCTTTTGTAAGTGTGCATAACAGCGTTAAGGATTCAATTGTAAATATCAGAACTAAAAAAACTGTTATAGTAAATACGTATAATCCGCTGGAAGAAATGCTTTTTGGACGTTCTGGAGGACAGGAAAAACGTGAATCGGGGTCACTAGGTTCAGGATTCGTTGTTTCAAAGGATGGATATGTTGTTACAAATAATCATGTTATTGACGGTGCAGACGAAATTTATGTAAAATTCTCGAATGGACGTGAATATCGTACAAAACTCGTGGGAACTTCGCCTGAAGTTGATATTGCCGTACTGAAAATTGATTCAAATGAGACTTTTAAACCGTTAGAATTTGCAAATTCAGATCAAGTTCAAATCGGACAGTGGTCAATTGCCTTTGGAAATCCATTGGGATTGAACGACTCGATGACAGTTGGAATTGTAAGTGCTGCAGGACGTAGCTCACTTGGAATTGAAGAGATAGAAAACTTTATTCAAACGGATGCCGCTATCAATCAGGGAAATAGTGGAGGTCCATTAATTGACATAACAGGAAAAGTTATTGGAGTAAACGCTGCAATTTATTCACAAAGTGGAGGAAGTATGGGAATCGGATTTGCTATTCCGGCAAACTTGGCAATGACAGTCAAAGATTCAATTATTGCAAATGGTAAATTTGAAAAACCATACATTGGCGTGTCTCTGGCAAATTTAGATCAAGACAAAGTAAAAGCCCTTAATCTGAAATCTTCAAACGGAGTATTCATAGTCGATGTTGTACCAAATAGTCCAGCCGCGGCGGCAGGAATAGCTAAAAATGATGTTATTACAGCTGTTGACGGAAAAGAAGTAAACTCTGCAGGTGCATTTGTTGGAGAAATCGCCGCTAAAAAAGTTGGACAAAATATAAAATTAACTGTATACAGAAATGGACAGCCAGCAGAGGTGGCAGTAACGCTTGTAAAAACCCCTAGTGCAATTGAGCAGCAACGTATTATACAGCAAAGACAGCAGCAGCAACTTGGAAGATAA